In Amycolatopsis coloradensis, one genomic interval encodes:
- a CDS encoding D-cysteine desulfhydrase family protein, which yields MNLDRFPRVDLGGYPTPLHPAPRLGEALGLPNLLLKRDDVHPLGVGGNKLRKLEFLLGAAIENGADTVITFGALQTNHGRQTAAACAKLGLRCELVLTAKVPREGDAYERSGNVSLDHLFGANVHICRDGEETGRTYERLITEAAAEGREVATFPVGGSDGVGALGYVAAAREIAGQLGELDITKARLVAPHASGGTSAGLIVGTADLDWLTLDIACVSHPVDEALDNLADLTIAASVLLGSEPPSLDGLRIDDRTIGPGYGIPTAGTWDAVRLFGRTEGIALDPVYTGKVGAALIEWAAEGHFAPGEHVVFLHTGGLPGLYGYAPEFADAVRR from the coding sequence ATGAACCTCGATCGCTTCCCCCGCGTCGACCTCGGCGGCTACCCCACGCCGCTGCATCCCGCCCCGCGGCTGGGCGAGGCCCTCGGCCTGCCGAACCTGCTGCTCAAACGGGATGACGTGCATCCACTCGGCGTGGGCGGGAACAAACTGCGCAAACTCGAGTTCCTGCTCGGCGCGGCGATCGAAAACGGCGCCGACACGGTGATCACGTTCGGCGCGCTGCAGACCAACCACGGCCGCCAGACCGCCGCGGCCTGCGCGAAGCTCGGATTGCGGTGCGAGCTCGTCCTGACGGCGAAGGTTCCTCGCGAAGGCGACGCGTACGAACGGTCCGGCAACGTCTCCCTCGATCATCTCTTCGGTGCGAACGTGCACATCTGCCGCGACGGCGAGGAGACCGGCAGGACCTACGAGCGGCTGATCACCGAGGCCGCGGCCGAGGGCCGCGAGGTGGCCACGTTCCCGGTCGGCGGTTCCGACGGCGTCGGGGCGCTCGGGTACGTCGCGGCCGCGCGGGAGATCGCCGGGCAGCTCGGTGAGCTGGACATCACCAAGGCGCGGCTGGTCGCCCCGCACGCCAGCGGCGGGACCTCCGCCGGGCTCATCGTCGGAACGGCGGACCTCGATTGGCTGACGCTGGACATCGCCTGCGTCAGCCATCCGGTCGACGAGGCCCTCGACAACCTGGCCGACCTCACCATCGCGGCCTCCGTGCTGCTCGGGAGCGAGCCGCCGTCACTCGACGGCCTGCGCATCGACGACCGCACGATCGGTCCCGGTTATGGGATCCCGACCGCCGGGACGTGGGACGCGGTGCGGCTTTTCGGCCGCACGGAAGGGATCGCGCTCGATCCCGTGTACACCGGCAAAGTGGGCGCCGCGCTGATCGAGTGGGCCGCCGAAGGCCATTTCGCGCCCGGCGAGCACGTTGTCTTCCTGCACACGGGCGGTCTGCCCGGCCTCTACGGTTACGCCCCCGAATTCGCCGACGCGGTGCGCCGCTGA
- a CDS encoding protein phosphatase 2C domain-containing protein, with amino-acid sequence MVEIAVAERDGVGADGATRPTEDHVAVLGNAVVVLDGATAPRPDLPSGGWYASLLVHSLSRALSAEPQADLAVLLAESIADVAHREGLEPGRSPSSTVAIARWTDDTVDGLVLADSPIIAFGPSGTDPLTDDRLVSLRESGQLRTGADVRAKRNAPGGFWVAEAEPKAAAEAVRRSWPRSEVDALLLATDGVAIGVDEYDLFDWPEVLAISRERGPDAVLDAVRTAEKQDPDGERWPRAKRHDDQLLVLVDFGVAPG; translated from the coding sequence ATGGTCGAAATCGCAGTGGCGGAAAGGGACGGAGTAGGTGCGGACGGAGCGACGCGCCCGACCGAAGACCATGTCGCCGTACTCGGCAACGCCGTGGTGGTGCTCGACGGGGCGACCGCACCGCGGCCGGATCTGCCGTCCGGCGGCTGGTACGCGAGTCTGCTCGTGCACAGCCTGTCGCGGGCCTTGAGCGCGGAACCCCAGGCCGATCTCGCGGTGCTGCTGGCCGAGTCGATCGCCGACGTCGCCCACCGCGAGGGCCTCGAACCGGGACGATCGCCGTCGAGCACGGTCGCGATCGCGCGCTGGACGGACGACACCGTCGACGGGCTGGTGCTCGCGGACAGCCCGATCATCGCCTTCGGGCCCTCCGGCACCGACCCACTGACCGACGACAGGCTCGTCTCGCTGCGCGAAAGCGGCCAGCTCCGCACCGGCGCCGACGTCCGCGCGAAACGCAACGCTCCGGGCGGCTTCTGGGTCGCCGAGGCGGAACCGAAGGCGGCCGCGGAAGCCGTCCGCCGCAGCTGGCCGCGCTCGGAGGTCGACGCCCTGCTGCTGGCGACGGACGGCGTCGCGATCGGTGTCGACGAATACGACCTGTTCGACTGGCCCGAGGTGCTCGCCATCAGCCGGGAGCGTGGCCCGGACGCCGTCCTCGACGCGGTGCGCACGGCGGAGAAACAGGACCCGGACGGCGAGCGCTGGCCCCGCGCGAAAAGGCACGATGACCAGCTACTGGTACTCGTCGACTTCGGGGTAGCCCCAGGGTAA
- a CDS encoding sigma factor-like helix-turn-helix DNA-binding protein, giving the protein MTEATDLAARAGDRDPRVGLRAVAALRRLLEQLEAVQVRSARVHGWSWQEIAAELGVSRQAVHKKYGRH; this is encoded by the coding sequence ATGACCGAGGCGACAGATCTGGCCGCGCGAGCCGGCGACCGAGATCCCCGCGTGGGATTGCGCGCCGTCGCCGCCTTGCGCCGGCTGTTGGAACAACTCGAAGCCGTGCAGGTCCGCAGCGCGCGGGTCCACGGCTGGTCCTGGCAGGAGATCGCGGCCGAGCTGGGGGTCAGCAGGCAAGCGGTGCACAAGAAGTACGGGAGGCATTGA
- a CDS encoding Clp protease N-terminal domain-containing protein gives MFERFTTEAREVVVGAQRVAADEVSGNVDPLHLLTSLARHTGVLAALGCPVDELADDLRRVRRRGGMSDADVEALSGFGIDVEHIVERVEQTHGPGALTGGRRVGRGHRPFTPEAKKVLEKSLREAIDVGSKRIEGEHLLLALTAVPGVAADVLAQRGIDYLAVRRLLDQREAS, from the coding sequence ATGTTCGAGCGCTTCACCACCGAAGCCCGCGAAGTCGTCGTCGGGGCCCAGCGCGTCGCGGCGGACGAGGTGTCCGGGAACGTCGACCCGCTGCATCTGCTGACCTCCCTCGCCCGGCACACCGGCGTGCTCGCCGCACTGGGCTGCCCGGTGGACGAACTGGCCGACGACCTCCGCCGCGTCCGGCGGCGGGGCGGGATGAGTGACGCCGACGTCGAAGCCTTGAGTGGGTTCGGCATCGACGTCGAGCACATCGTCGAGCGGGTCGAGCAGACCCACGGCCCCGGCGCGCTGACCGGCGGCCGTCGTGTGGGACGCGGTCATCGGCCGTTCACGCCGGAGGCGAAGAAGGTGCTGGAGAAGAGCCTTCGCGAAGCCATCGATGTCGGCAGCAAGCGCATCGAAGGCGAGCATCTGCTGCTCGCGCTGACCGCTGTCCCCGGTGTCGCGGCCGACGTGCTCGCGCAGCGGGGCATCGACTACCTCGCCGTCCGGCGGCTGCTTGACCAACGGGAGGCCAGCTGA
- a CDS encoding PLP-dependent aminotransferase family protein: protein MEPLIPLTGRVSGTKLALLLGSWRQSGSRHGAADLAAAVELLVLDGRLPLGTKLPAERELADALEVSRTLIGAALDKLRADGLVASRRGAGSWIASPGGRGRDAILPTGEDLIDLAQACPPAVAGLVPAVDAARKALVDHLGENGYQVRGLRVLRERIARRYTERGLPTNADQVMVTNGAHHAFVQVLRMLAGPGDRVLVEQPTYPNSLEAIGAAHAIPVPVPLDPATGWDIVGIEAALRQSGPRLAYFVADFQNPTGLRMDAGSRQRLAAALNRARTPAIVDETLVELDLEGDPADGPPPLGAYLGDLGITIGSASKSHWAGLRLGWIRASEDVIGRLIAARFAVDLGSPVFEQLVLAELLDDGGAALAHRRQETLALRDALTGALNWYCPEWTFTVPRGGLSLWCRLPEPMSTRLAVAAAGHGVQVAPGSRFGVHGGLERWLRLPYALPAERLFEAVRRLGTAAASVAATPATAAPATVQVT from the coding sequence ATGGAACCGCTGATCCCGCTGACTGGACGCGTTTCAGGCACGAAATTGGCCCTTTTGCTGGGAAGTTGGCGGCAGAGTGGTTCTCGACACGGTGCCGCGGATCTCGCGGCGGCCGTCGAGCTGCTGGTCCTCGACGGCAGGCTCCCGCTCGGCACGAAACTCCCGGCCGAACGGGAACTCGCCGACGCGCTGGAGGTCAGCCGCACGCTGATCGGCGCCGCGCTGGACAAACTGCGGGCCGACGGCCTGGTCGCCAGCCGTCGCGGCGCGGGCTCGTGGATCGCTTCTCCCGGCGGCCGGGGCCGGGACGCGATCCTGCCGACCGGCGAGGACCTCATCGACCTCGCCCAGGCCTGCCCGCCCGCTGTCGCCGGCCTGGTCCCGGCCGTGGACGCCGCGCGGAAGGCGCTGGTCGACCACCTCGGCGAGAACGGCTACCAGGTGCGCGGCCTGCGGGTCCTGCGTGAGCGGATCGCCCGCCGCTACACCGAACGCGGGCTGCCGACCAACGCCGATCAGGTGATGGTCACCAACGGCGCGCATCACGCGTTCGTGCAGGTTCTGCGGATGCTGGCCGGTCCGGGCGACCGGGTGCTGGTCGAGCAGCCGACGTACCCGAACTCGCTGGAGGCCATCGGCGCCGCGCACGCCATCCCGGTGCCGGTGCCCCTGGATCCGGCCACCGGCTGGGACATCGTCGGGATCGAGGCCGCGTTGCGGCAATCCGGGCCGAGGCTCGCGTACTTCGTCGCGGACTTCCAGAACCCGACCGGCCTGCGGATGGACGCCGGCAGCCGTCAGCGCCTCGCGGCCGCTCTGAACCGCGCCCGGACCCCGGCGATCGTCGACGAGACGCTGGTCGAGCTGGACCTCGAAGGCGATCCGGCCGACGGGCCGCCCCCGCTGGGCGCGTACCTGGGTGACCTCGGCATCACGATCGGCTCGGCGTCCAAATCGCATTGGGCGGGCCTGCGGCTCGGCTGGATCCGCGCTTCCGAGGACGTCATCGGCAGGCTGATCGCGGCCCGGTTCGCCGTCGACCTGGGGTCGCCGGTCTTCGAGCAACTCGTCCTCGCCGAACTGCTCGACGACGGCGGGGCCGCGCTGGCGCACCGCCGTCAGGAGACGCTGGCGCTGCGGGATGCGTTGACCGGGGCGCTGAACTGGTACTGCCCCGAGTGGACGTTCACCGTGCCGCGCGGCGGGCTTTCGCTGTGGTGCCGTCTGCCGGAGCCGATGAGCACGCGGCTGGCCGTCGCCGCGGCCGGGCACGGAGTGCAGGTGGCGCCGGGCTCGCGGTTCGGTGTCCACGGTGGACTGGAGCGCTGGCTGCGGCTGCCGTACGCGCTTCCGGCCGAACGGCTTTTCGAGGCCGTGCGGCGGCTGGGCACGGCCGCCGCTTCGGTGGCCGCTACCCCCGCCACGGCCGCCCCGGCCACCGTCCAGGTCACCTGA
- a CDS encoding sigma-70 family RNA polymerase sigma factor, which yields MWDVNALSAAVLRTLKAYRLSEADARDVCQDAWLELLRAPGALRDEAKLGAWLTTTARRRALRMITRNRRETPRPLPDEETTPEAEVVRAERDRALWAAVDRLPDSHRRMMRLLAYRPELSYAQLAGELDISPASVGRLRRRCLDRLRRTLEKSGWA from the coding sequence ATGTGGGACGTGAACGCGCTGTCGGCGGCGGTGCTCAGGACGCTGAAGGCGTATCGGCTGAGCGAAGCCGACGCCAGGGACGTCTGTCAGGACGCGTGGCTGGAACTGCTTCGTGCACCCGGCGCACTACGTGACGAAGCGAAGCTCGGTGCTTGGCTGACGACCACCGCGCGGCGCCGCGCGCTCCGGATGATCACCAGGAACAGGCGCGAAACGCCGCGCCCGCTGCCCGACGAGGAGACGACCCCGGAGGCCGAGGTCGTCCGTGCCGAACGTGATCGCGCGCTCTGGGCGGCGGTCGATCGCCTGCCGGACTCGCATCGGCGGATGATGCGGCTACTCGCGTACCGGCCGGAGCTGTCCTACGCCCAGCTCGCGGGTGAGCTGGACATCAGTCCGGCCAGTGTGGGCAGGCTGCGAAGACGGTGTCTGGACCGGCTCAGACGGACGCTCGAGAAGAGCGGCTGGGCGTGA
- a CDS encoding pyridoxal phosphate-dependent aminotransferase: MREPVLVPRLQPFTSTIFAEMTALAVRHEAVNLGQGFPDTDGPAGMLDAAKNALFGGANQYPPGPGRPELRAAIARHRLRYGTAYDPDTEILVTAGATEAIAASLIALTQAGDEVIVIEPYYDSYAAAVAMAGAERRVVGLVERDGRFALDIEGLRAAVTDRTRAILINSPHNPTGTVFTRAELEAVAALCVTHDLIAITDEVYEHLVFDDAEHLPLATFPGMRDRTVSISSAGKTFNCTGWKIGWVCASPELVAAVKAAKQFITFVSGGPFQPAVAHALDHELPWAEDLRTSLQDKRDRLAAGLAEAGFTVRPTAGTYFVCVDVRPLGFDDAAELAWELPERVGVAAVPVKVFTDHPEEWKHLLRFAFCKRNEVIDEAITRLRKLR; the protein is encoded by the coding sequence GTGCGCGAACCTGTCCTCGTACCCCGCCTCCAGCCCTTCACGTCGACCATCTTCGCGGAGATGACGGCACTGGCCGTCCGTCACGAAGCCGTCAACCTCGGCCAGGGTTTCCCCGACACCGACGGCCCCGCCGGAATGCTCGACGCCGCCAAGAACGCGCTGTTCGGGGGTGCGAACCAGTATCCGCCGGGGCCGGGGCGTCCCGAACTGCGCGCGGCGATCGCGCGGCACCGGCTGCGGTACGGCACCGCGTACGACCCGGACACGGAGATCCTGGTCACCGCAGGCGCCACCGAGGCCATCGCGGCGTCGCTGATCGCGCTGACGCAGGCGGGTGACGAGGTCATCGTCATCGAGCCCTACTACGACTCGTACGCGGCCGCGGTCGCCATGGCGGGCGCGGAGCGGCGTGTCGTCGGCCTGGTGGAACGCGACGGCCGGTTCGCGCTGGACATCGAGGGCCTGCGCGCCGCGGTGACCGATCGGACCAGGGCGATCCTGATCAACTCGCCGCACAACCCGACCGGCACGGTGTTCACCCGCGCCGAACTGGAAGCCGTCGCCGCGCTCTGCGTGACGCACGATCTGATCGCGATCACCGACGAGGTGTACGAGCACCTGGTCTTCGACGACGCCGAGCACCTGCCGCTGGCGACCTTTCCCGGTATGCGCGACCGGACCGTCTCGATCTCCAGCGCGGGCAAGACGTTCAACTGCACCGGCTGGAAGATCGGCTGGGTCTGCGCGAGCCCCGAACTGGTCGCGGCGGTGAAGGCGGCGAAGCAGTTCATCACCTTCGTCTCGGGCGGCCCGTTCCAGCCTGCCGTCGCCCACGCGCTGGACCACGAACTGCCGTGGGCCGAAGACCTGCGCACGAGCCTCCAGGACAAGCGGGACCGGCTCGCGGCGGGGCTCGCGGAAGCCGGGTTCACGGTCCGGCCGACCGCCGGGACGTACTTCGTCTGCGTCGACGTCCGGCCGCTCGGGTTCGACGACGCCGCGGAACTGGCCTGGGAGCTCCCCGAACGGGTGGGTGTGGCGGCCGTGCCCGTAAAGGTGTTCACCGATCACCCGGAAGAGTGGAAACACCTCTTGCGTTTCGCGTTCTGCAAACGCAACGAGGTCATCGACGAAGCGATCACCCGATTGCGCAAACTTCGGTGA
- a CDS encoding DUF445 domain-containing protein: protein MEQLTPAKVTPADPPGGTAAEEEKRRGLRKMKMVALSFLLGATVIFLLTSWAEAAGWPAWVGYVRAAAEAGMVGALADWFAVTALFRHPLRIKIPHTAIIPNKKDALGSSLGDFVGSNFLSESVIREKLSRVEVSKRLGGWLSQPANAERVTSELATVVRAAVKVLRDEDVQAIMEQAVVKRIVDKPWGPPLGKILAGVFADGAHHKLVDLMCDRAYEWVRDNHTTMLRVVSDRAPSWSPKFVDEMLADKVYGEVLSFVWAVKTDVNHPMRLALDKFLGEFAQDLQTDPEVMARAEQVKSQMLGHDEVQKLIGSAWATAKEMLLNAAEDPSSELRRRVRTGLETLGERLVSDEHIRSKVDTWVEGAAAYVVTHYSKEITTIITDTVERWDAEETSRKIELQVGRDLQFIRINGTVVGALAGLVIYTVAQLLF from the coding sequence GTGGAGCAACTGACGCCCGCCAAGGTGACCCCAGCCGATCCGCCCGGTGGAACCGCCGCCGAGGAGGAGAAGCGCCGCGGCCTGCGCAAGATGAAGATGGTCGCGCTGTCGTTCCTGCTCGGCGCGACGGTGATCTTCCTGCTGACCAGCTGGGCCGAAGCCGCGGGCTGGCCGGCCTGGGTCGGCTACGTCCGCGCCGCCGCCGAAGCCGGGATGGTCGGCGCGCTCGCCGACTGGTTCGCGGTGACGGCGCTGTTCCGGCATCCGCTGCGGATCAAGATCCCGCACACCGCGATCATCCCGAACAAGAAGGACGCCCTTGGCAGCAGCCTCGGTGACTTCGTCGGCTCGAACTTCCTGTCCGAGTCCGTGATCCGCGAGAAGCTGAGCCGGGTCGAAGTCTCGAAGCGGCTCGGCGGCTGGCTTTCGCAGCCCGCCAACGCGGAGCGGGTGACGTCGGAGCTGGCCACCGTCGTGCGGGCGGCGGTCAAGGTGCTCCGCGACGAAGACGTCCAGGCGATCATGGAACAGGCCGTGGTCAAGCGGATCGTGGACAAGCCGTGGGGTCCTCCGCTCGGCAAGATCCTGGCCGGCGTGTTCGCCGACGGGGCGCACCACAAGCTGGTGGACCTGATGTGCGACCGCGCCTACGAATGGGTGCGGGACAACCACACGACGATGCTGCGCGTGGTCTCGGACCGGGCGCCGAGCTGGTCGCCGAAGTTCGTCGACGAGATGCTCGCGGACAAGGTCTACGGCGAGGTGCTGTCGTTCGTCTGGGCGGTGAAGACCGACGTCAACCACCCCATGCGGCTGGCGCTGGACAAGTTCCTCGGCGAGTTCGCCCAGGACCTGCAGACCGACCCCGAGGTGATGGCGCGCGCCGAGCAGGTCAAGTCCCAGATGCTGGGGCACGACGAGGTGCAGAAGCTGATCGGCTCGGCGTGGGCGACGGCGAAGGAGATGCTGCTCAACGCCGCCGAGGACCCGTCGAGCGAGCTGCGGCGCCGTGTCCGCACGGGCCTCGAAACGCTCGGCGAGCGGCTGGTCTCCGACGAGCACATCCGGTCCAAAGTGGACACTTGGGTGGAGGGGGCGGCGGCCTACGTCGTCACCCACTACTCCAAGGAGATCACCACGATCATCACCGACACCGTGGAGCGCTGGGACGCCGAAGAGACCTCGCGCAAGATCGAGCTCCAGGTCGGCCGGGATCTGCAGTTCATCCGGATCAACGGCACGGTGGTCGGCGCGCTCGCCGGCCTGGTGATCTACACGGTCGCGCAACTGCTCTTCTGA
- a CDS encoding CGNR zinc finger domain-containing protein, whose protein sequence is MTTGLARTLGKVNTDASLVVEFLNTVNVERGTDLLDDLESWQHWARDHRLRADTPAAARETRDALRAAIGDPRLPRPGLRAPAEIVLGPEGPLLVSETVCEAVMAASTRLTVLGEWIRLKICPADDCLWAFYDESRNRSRTWCSMRACGNREKARAWRARTADIST, encoded by the coding sequence ATGACAACCGGTCTCGCCCGTACACTGGGGAAGGTGAACACCGACGCGTCCCTGGTGGTCGAGTTTCTGAACACGGTGAACGTCGAACGCGGCACCGACCTCCTGGACGATCTGGAGTCCTGGCAGCACTGGGCCCGAGATCACCGGCTTCGCGCGGATACCCCCGCGGCCGCACGCGAAACCCGGGACGCGCTGCGCGCCGCGATCGGCGACCCGCGGCTCCCACGGCCCGGCCTGCGCGCGCCGGCGGAGATCGTCCTCGGCCCGGAAGGCCCGCTGCTGGTCTCGGAAACGGTCTGCGAGGCGGTGATGGCGGCGTCGACCCGGCTGACCGTGCTCGGCGAATGGATCCGGCTCAAGATCTGCCCGGCGGACGACTGCCTGTGGGCGTTCTACGACGAATCGCGGAACCGGTCGAGGACGTGGTGCTCGATGCGGGCCTGCGGGAACCGGGAGAAGGCGCGGGCCTGGCGGGCGCGGACGGCGGACATCTCGACCTGA
- a CDS encoding VOC family protein: MGAVPTFGAVALDCPDPVALAEFYRELLDWKAAEVAEDGHWVTLRNPEGGARFSFQRVPDYRPPAWPSAENPQQAHVDLDVTDMEAAHERALAIGAKLLDDSPKTFRVYADPAGHPFCLCAC; encoded by the coding sequence ATGGGTGCGGTACCGACCTTCGGCGCGGTGGCCCTCGACTGCCCGGACCCGGTCGCGCTGGCGGAGTTCTACCGCGAGCTGCTCGACTGGAAGGCGGCCGAAGTCGCCGAGGACGGCCATTGGGTGACCCTGCGGAACCCGGAAGGCGGCGCTCGGTTCTCGTTCCAGCGCGTGCCCGACTACCGGCCGCCCGCGTGGCCCTCCGCCGAGAACCCGCAGCAGGCCCACGTCGACCTCGACGTCACCGACATGGAGGCCGCCCACGAGCGAGCGCTGGCCATCGGCGCGAAGCTGCTCGACGACTCCCCGAAGACCTTCCGCGTGTACGCGGATCCGGCCGGGCACCCGTTTTGTCTGTGCGCCTGCTGA
- a CDS encoding zf-TFIIB domain-containing protein — protein sequence MKTVDKNGIHIDQCQGCRGIFLDRGELEAIAGAENSYYGGGHQPPPPYQGGGHAPAPHYGRPDSPRPHRGGYADSPKGYRGGYADSPKGYRGGYADSPHGYGHKRRKGGFLEGLFD from the coding sequence ATGAAGACCGTCGACAAGAACGGCATCCACATCGACCAGTGCCAGGGGTGCCGCGGCATCTTCCTGGACAGGGGTGAGCTGGAAGCCATCGCCGGTGCCGAAAACTCGTACTACGGTGGCGGGCACCAGCCGCCCCCGCCGTACCAGGGAGGTGGACACGCGCCGGCTCCGCACTACGGACGGCCGGACTCCCCGCGGCCGCATCGCGGCGGCTACGCGGACTCGCCGAAGGGCTACCGGGGTGGTTACGCCGACTCGCCCAAGGGTTACCGCGGCGGCTACGCGGACTCGCCGCACGGCTATGGCCACAAGCGCCGTAAGGGCGGCTTCCTCGAGGGCCTCTTCGACTGA
- a CDS encoding AAA family ATPase, with amino-acid sequence MVLDLKICPACGDRAERPRVENGLLVCAVCAHRWPFRRLPLFALTGPSGAGKSTVGPRLAERLGDLALVVEQDVLWTGALRDDVPGHPAFRSTWLRMAAMLHQNGRPVVLCGTVAPPEFERLPERVFFSGIHYLALVSEPDALRKRLLARPAWREWDEERVEEMLEFNEWLQAEAPSMDPPVELFDTTHIAVDDAVDHVEKWVRGLLSGTQRPNAAVG; translated from the coding sequence GTGGTCCTCGATCTCAAGATCTGCCCGGCCTGCGGTGATCGCGCCGAACGGCCACGAGTCGAGAACGGGCTGCTGGTGTGCGCGGTATGCGCGCACCGGTGGCCGTTCCGGCGCCTTCCGCTGTTCGCGCTGACCGGGCCGAGCGGCGCCGGCAAGTCGACGGTCGGGCCGCGGCTCGCGGAACGGCTCGGCGACCTCGCGCTCGTGGTCGAGCAGGACGTGTTGTGGACCGGGGCGTTACGGGACGACGTCCCCGGCCATCCCGCGTTCCGCTCGACCTGGCTGCGGATGGCGGCGATGCTGCACCAGAACGGGCGGCCGGTCGTGCTCTGCGGCACCGTCGCGCCGCCCGAGTTCGAGCGGCTGCCCGAGCGCGTCTTCTTCTCCGGCATCCACTACCTGGCCCTCGTCAGCGAGCCCGACGCCCTGCGCAAGCGTTTGCTGGCGCGGCCCGCCTGGCGCGAGTGGGACGAGGAGCGGGTCGAGGAGATGCTGGAGTTCAACGAGTGGCTGCAAGCGGAAGCGCCCTCGATGGATCCGCCGGTCGAGTTGTTCGACACCACCCACATCGCGGTGGACGACGCCGTCGATCACGTCGAGAAGTGGGTGCGAGGCCTGCTTTCAGGGACGCAACGGCCAAATGCGGCCGTCGGGTGA
- a CDS encoding methyltransferase domain-containing protein gives MSNATRLRRRLVEHLLAEGVLHDARWMTAFRSVPRHVFLPRFFVPAANGWAAVESGDDEWLRRVYSPDVLVVQLDDDSGLWERARYLGAQPGTPTSSSSQPSIMAIMLEELRVADGHRVLEIGTGTGYNTALLCHRLGSGLVYTVDIDPELVDAARKRLAEIGYAPSCAAADGAEGFPAGVLYDRVLCTCSVSSIPPAWLAQTMPGGLIVTTLNRPIGGGLVRIVAGEGATGHGRVLAHDGRFMPLRAHRFKPSKALEGDVSWRPTRLPMGVLTEVRSRFEFFAGLHLPGVTAARTGQSTTLVHPDGSWTRHRQRGSEFEVAEGGPRRLWEIVEAAHEDWLGLGEPGRDRFGLSLDGEDQVIWLDSPDGRIWPLRP, from the coding sequence ATGTCGAACGCGACGCGGCTGCGGCGGCGCCTCGTCGAGCATCTGCTCGCCGAGGGCGTGCTGCACGACGCGCGCTGGATGACCGCGTTCCGCTCCGTGCCGAGACACGTCTTCCTGCCGCGGTTCTTCGTCCCGGCGGCGAACGGCTGGGCCGCGGTCGAAAGCGGCGACGACGAGTGGCTCCGGCGCGTGTACTCCCCCGACGTACTGGTCGTCCAGCTCGACGACGACTCCGGACTCTGGGAACGGGCGCGCTATCTCGGCGCCCAGCCCGGAACGCCGACGAGTTCGTCCAGCCAGCCGTCGATCATGGCGATCATGCTCGAAGAGCTCCGGGTCGCCGACGGGCATCGCGTACTGGAGATCGGCACGGGCACCGGTTACAACACCGCCCTGCTGTGCCATCGGCTCGGTTCCGGGCTCGTGTACACAGTGGACATCGACCCGGAACTGGTCGACGCCGCGCGCAAACGCCTGGCGGAGATCGGGTACGCGCCCTCGTGCGCGGCGGCCGACGGCGCCGAAGGCTTCCCGGCGGGCGTGCTCTACGACCGGGTGCTGTGCACGTGCTCGGTGTCGTCGATCCCGCCCGCGTGGCTGGCGCAGACGATGCCGGGCGGGCTGATCGTCACCACGCTGAACCGGCCGATCGGCGGCGGACTCGTCCGGATCGTCGCGGGCGAAGGCGCGACGGGACACGGGCGGGTGCTCGCCCATGACGGTCGCTTCATGCCGCTGCGCGCGCACCGCTTCAAGCCGTCGAAGGCGCTCGAAGGTGATGTCTCCTGGCGGCCGACCCGGCTGCCGATGGGCGTGCTCACCGAAGTCCGCAGCCGCTTCGAGTTCTTCGCCGGGCTCCACCTTCCGGGCGTGACGGCCGCGCGAACGGGCCAGAGCACCACGCTGGTCCATCCGGACGGCTCATGGACGCGCCATCGGCAGCGGGGCAGCGAGTTCGAAGTGGCCGAAGGAGGCCCGCGGCGGCTGTGGGAGATCGTCGAAGCGGCGCACGAAGACTGGCTCGGCCTCGGCGAGCCGGGGCGGGACCGGTTCGGGCTCAGCCTCGACGGCGAGGACCAGGTGATCTGGCTGGATTCACCCGACGGCCGCATTTGGCCGTTGCGTCCCTGA
- a CDS encoding helix-turn-helix domain-containing protein codes for MEKVADIASDIGEYIRQQRSNAKISLRQLSKLAGVSNPYLSQIERGVRKPSAEILQQIAKGLRISAEALYVQAGILDLPMGGPVGDAIRADTELTERQKQVLLDVYESFRRENAAAKPEQAAKAKTEDQVTETKESA; via the coding sequence ATGGAGAAGGTCGCGGACATCGCTTCCGACATCGGCGAGTACATCCGCCAGCAGCGCAGCAACGCGAAGATCTCCTTGCGGCAGCTGTCGAAACTCGCCGGCGTGTCCAATCCGTACCTGAGCCAGATCGAGCGCGGGGTCCGCAAGCCCAGCGCGGAGATCCTCCAGCAGATCGCCAAGGGCCTGCGAATCTCGGCCGAGGCGCTCTACGTGCAAGCGGGAATCCTCGATCTGCCCATGGGCGGCCCGGTCGGCGACGCGATCCGCGCCGACACCGAGCTGACCGAACGGCAGAAGCAGGTCCTGCTCGACGTCTACGAATCGTTCCGCCGCGAGAACGCCGCCGCGAAACCCGAGCAGGCGGCCAAGGCGAAAACCGAAGACCAAGTCACAGAAACCAAGGAGTCAGCATGA